The nucleotide sequence AACTCGACATGGACGCCCGCACCGCCGTACACGTCCGGGGGATACTCACGCGTCAGCAGTCCCACTCGCACCCGGTGACCCCCTGGGTCTCGGCGGCAGTTCCCTTCATGGTCACCCAGAAGCGGCGCGCGGGGAAGAGCCCGGCGGGCGGGTGAAGCAGCAGTCCCCGCAGACTCCGCCGCCGGGGACCCGGTAGTACAGGCAGCAACTGCGGCGGCGGAACGCGGTGCCCGAACGGGCACCGGTGTCCCGCAGCAGGGGGTGCCCGAACAGGGCGTCGGTGAGGGCGGTGGCCCGGTCCGCGACGCCGGTACGGCCGTTCGCGCGGGCCCAGCCGTCCAGTTGCCGCGCGGCTCCGGCGAGCGCGGAGGCGGCGTTGCCCCACAGCAGACCCGGGGCGACCCCGTACCGGCGGGTCAGGGCTTCCCCTAGGGGCTGGAGATGGGCGTGCAGCACGGTCCCGGCGAGGGTGCCGGCGTCGCCGGGCAGCGGGCGGACCTCGGTCAGCCACAGGTCGTCGGGGGCGGTGGCGGCGGCGTCCCAGCGCAGCAGGCGCGGGTCGAGGTCGGGCACCCGCCCGTACAGCGCGGCGCAGCCCAGCGCGGCCGACCAGAGCCGGGCGGCGAGCCCCTGCTGGGCCAGCGAGGCGCAGACGCGCGGCTCACGGACATCCAGCCGGTCCGCGACGACGGCGATCCGCACCGCCAGCGCGTCGGTCTGAACGTCCGTCACCCGGCCCGCGTATGACTGGTCGAGGGGAGGTGCTGTCAGGTCGGCGGGACCGTTTCCGGTGCGCAGGACGGAGAAGCCGCCGAGCGGGCGCAACGCGGTGAGGCCGGGATCGAGTTCCACGGGCAGCACTTGTATCAGCCCCGGCCCCCGGATGCCGACGCGTGAAGTCACCCGCCTTGGGGATGATTGGGGCGCCGTCGTACTGCATCGGCAGTAGGACCCATCGCGTGCTCAGGGACGACGACTATTCGGGCGCGGGCGGGCAGAGTGTCCGCCATGGA is from Streptomyces seoulensis and encodes:
- a CDS encoding (2Fe-2S)-binding protein — its product is MELDPGLTALRPLGGFSVLRTGNGPADLTAPPLDQSYAGRVTDVQTDALAVRIAVVADRLDVREPRVCASLAQQGLAARLWSAALGCAALYGRVPDLDPRLLRWDAAATAPDDLWLTEVRPLPGDAGTLAGTVLHAHLQPLGEALTRRYGVAPGLLWGNAASALAGAARQLDGWARANGRTGVADRATALTDALFGHPLLRDTGARSGTAFRRRSCCLYYRVPGGGVCGDCCFTRPPGSSPRAASG